A stretch of the Mycobacterium sp. ITM-2016-00317 genome encodes the following:
- a CDS encoding EamA family transporter → MATDQARTGALMAVAAMVCVQLGLAISVTLIDEIGVEGAAWLRLAWAGILLLVIVRPRRNAFTRKSFLLCVVLGVVTAAITLLFMAAVARIPLGTASALEFLGPLGVAVARGRGRGRWVWPGLAAAGVLLLTQPWSGAVDPVGVGCALTAAVCWAGYILLTQKVGDDVAGISGLAVSMPVAGLTATLTVGPAVFDRMTPQILLIGVGLAILLPVVPFALELLALRRLTAAAFGTLMALEPALAMGLGFAILHQAPGALGIVGIGFVVAAGIGAARGGARAAPVPLEVG, encoded by the coding sequence ATGGCGACTGATCAGGCACGCACCGGCGCACTCATGGCGGTGGCCGCGATGGTGTGCGTGCAGCTCGGACTCGCGATCTCGGTGACCCTGATCGACGAGATCGGTGTCGAGGGCGCCGCCTGGCTGCGGCTGGCATGGGCGGGCATCCTGTTGCTGGTCATCGTCCGCCCACGACGGAACGCGTTCACCCGCAAGAGCTTTCTGCTGTGTGTGGTGCTCGGTGTGGTCACCGCCGCGATCACCTTGCTGTTCATGGCCGCGGTGGCGCGCATCCCGCTCGGCACCGCCAGTGCGTTGGAGTTCCTCGGCCCGCTAGGAGTGGCGGTGGCGCGGGGCCGCGGGCGGGGCCGATGGGTCTGGCCGGGGTTGGCAGCCGCCGGTGTGCTGTTGCTGACCCAACCGTGGAGCGGTGCGGTCGATCCGGTCGGTGTCGGGTGTGCACTCACCGCGGCGGTCTGCTGGGCCGGATACATCCTGCTGACCCAGAAGGTCGGCGACGACGTCGCCGGGATCAGTGGGCTGGCGGTCTCGATGCCGGTGGCGGGCCTGACCGCCACCCTGACCGTCGGCCCGGCCGTCTTCGACCGGATGACACCCCAGATCCTGCTGATCGGGGTCGGGCTGGCGATTCTGCTGCCCGTGGTGCCGTTCGCGCTGGAACTGCTGGCGTTGCGCCGGCTCACCGCCGCCGCGTTCGGCACCCTGATGGCGCTGGAACCGGCGTTGGCGATGGGTCTGGGGTTCGCGATCCTGCATCAGGCCCCCGGTGCGCTCGGCATCGTCGGGATCGGGTTCGTGGTGGCCGCCGGGATCGGCGCGGCCCGCGGTGGTGCCCGCGCGGCACCGGTGCCGCTCGAAGTCGGTTAG
- a CDS encoding TetR family transcriptional regulator, with amino-acid sequence MAEDPILAVVVELLENEGYDAVQLREVARRSHASLTTIYKRYSNRDELILAALEAWTDTHRYAAVTDARAQPGESLHESLMRLFRALFEPWERHPQMLTAYFRARTGPSGKRLLHRGLDVVVPAAMDALSGVDDEFVTDLDTVIANVVYGLLGRFAAGEIAITDILPAIDRTVYRLIAGYHPGS; translated from the coding sequence ATGGCAGAGGATCCGATTCTGGCGGTGGTCGTCGAACTGCTCGAGAACGAGGGCTATGACGCGGTGCAGTTGCGCGAGGTGGCCCGCCGCTCGCATGCGTCGCTGACCACGATCTACAAGCGGTACTCGAATCGGGACGAGCTCATCCTGGCCGCGCTGGAGGCTTGGACCGACACCCACCGCTACGCGGCCGTCACCGACGCGCGGGCGCAACCCGGCGAGTCGCTGCACGAATCCTTGATGAGGTTGTTCCGCGCACTCTTCGAACCGTGGGAGCGTCACCCCCAGATGCTCACGGCCTACTTCCGGGCGCGCACCGGACCGAGTGGGAAGCGGCTCCTGCACCGAGGTCTGGATGTGGTGGTACCCGCCGCGATGGACGCGCTCAGCGGTGTGGACGACGAGTTCGTCACCGACCTCGACACCGTGATCGCCAATGTGGTGTACGGGCTACTCGGGAGGTTCGCCGCGGGCGAGATCGCGATCACCGACATCCTGCCCGCGATCGACCGCACGGTGTACCGACTGATCGCCGGCTACCACCCGGGTTCCTGA
- a CDS encoding mycofactocin-coupled SDR family oxidoreductase has product MGFLEGKVAFITGVARGQGRSHAIRLAADGADIIGVDICADIGSNGYPLASVAELEETVALVEAQGAKMLGSVADVRDYQVLKNALDRGVEHFGRLDIVCANAGIATMAFRELTDAEDLEMWTDVLDVNLVGTFHTAKAAIPHLIAGGRGGSMVFTSSTAGLRGFGGMQGGGLGYAASKHGIVGLMRALANALAPHSIRVNTVHPTAVNTMMAVNPAMTAFLEHYPDGGPHLQNPMPVGLLEPEDISAAVAYLVSDEAKYVTGVTFPVNAGFCNKL; this is encoded by the coding sequence ATGGGGTTTCTCGAGGGCAAGGTCGCGTTCATCACCGGCGTCGCACGCGGGCAGGGACGTAGTCACGCGATCCGCCTGGCCGCCGACGGCGCTGACATCATCGGCGTCGACATCTGCGCCGACATCGGATCCAACGGCTACCCGCTGGCCTCCGTGGCCGAACTTGAGGAGACCGTGGCGCTGGTCGAGGCCCAGGGCGCCAAGATGCTCGGCAGCGTCGCCGACGTCCGGGACTACCAGGTGCTCAAGAATGCGCTGGACCGGGGTGTCGAGCACTTCGGCCGGCTCGACATCGTCTGCGCGAACGCCGGCATCGCCACCATGGCCTTTCGCGAACTGACCGATGCCGAAGACCTGGAGATGTGGACCGACGTGCTCGACGTGAATCTGGTCGGGACGTTCCACACCGCCAAGGCGGCGATCCCTCATCTGATCGCTGGTGGACGAGGCGGTTCCATGGTGTTCACCAGCTCCACCGCCGGACTGCGCGGGTTCGGCGGCATGCAGGGCGGCGGCCTGGGCTATGCCGCGTCCAAACACGGCATCGTCGGGTTGATGCGCGCTCTGGCCAATGCGCTTGCCCCGCACAGCATCCGGGTCAACACCGTGCACCCGACCGCGGTCAACACGATGATGGCCGTCAATCCCGCGATGACTGCGTTCCTTGAGCACTATCCCGACGGCGGTCCGCACCTGCAGAACCCGATGCCGGTCGGCCTGCTGGAGCCCGAGGACATCAGCGCCGCGGTCGCCTACCTGGTCTCGGACGAGGCGAAGTACGTGACCGGAGTGACGTTCCCGGTCAACGCCGGCTTCTGCAACAAGCTATGA
- a CDS encoding mycofactocin-coupled SDR family oxidoreductase — MSAGRVAGKRVLITGAARGMGRSHAVRLAEEGADLILVDICESLPEIEYPLASPDELTETARLVESSGRRAVTHIVDVRDGAALAAAVDDGVARLGGLDAAVANAGVLTAGTWDTTTAEQWRTVVDVNLIGAWNTCAAALPHLVGDGGSLVNISSAAGIKGTPLHTPYTASKHGVVGMSKALANELAAQSVRVNTVHPTGVATGMRPASLHDLIAEQRPDLGPLFLNALPIQMAEAVDISNAVLFLVSDESRYVTGLEFKVDAGVTLR; from the coding sequence ATGAGCGCCGGACGCGTCGCGGGCAAGCGGGTGCTGATCACCGGCGCCGCCCGCGGGATGGGCCGCAGTCACGCCGTGCGGCTGGCCGAGGAGGGCGCCGATCTGATCCTCGTCGACATCTGCGAGTCACTGCCCGAGATCGAGTACCCGCTCGCCTCCCCCGACGAGCTGACCGAAACCGCGCGGCTGGTCGAGAGTTCGGGCCGACGCGCCGTCACCCACATCGTCGACGTGCGCGACGGTGCCGCACTGGCCGCCGCCGTCGACGACGGTGTCGCCCGGCTCGGCGGCCTGGACGCCGCGGTGGCCAATGCCGGCGTGTTGACCGCGGGAACCTGGGACACCACCACCGCCGAACAGTGGCGGACGGTGGTCGACGTCAACCTGATCGGCGCCTGGAATACCTGTGCCGCCGCGCTGCCCCACCTCGTCGGTGATGGCGGCAGCCTGGTGAACATCAGTTCCGCGGCCGGGATCAAGGGCACACCGCTGCACACGCCCTACACCGCGTCCAAGCACGGCGTGGTCGGGATGAGCAAGGCACTGGCCAATGAGCTTGCCGCCCAGAGCGTCCGGGTCAACACCGTGCACCCGACCGGGGTGGCGACCGGCATGCGACCCGCGTCGCTGCACGACCTGATCGCCGAACAGCGGCCCGATCTCGGTCCGCTGTTCCTCAATGCGCTGCCGATCCAGATGGCCGAGGCGGTGGACATCAGCAACGCGGTGCTGTTCCTGGTGTCCGACGAGTCGCGGTACGTGACCGGGCTGGAATTCAAGGTCGACGCCGGTGTCACCCTGCGCTGA
- a CDS encoding carboxymuconolactone decarboxylase family protein, giving the protein MSATDTARLERTRQAFADVMTFAPPEPGTPAAWHMLEFVFGDVWQRPGLSRRDRHFVTLPCVASADAEGPLRDHVYAALNSGDLTITEMRESVLHFAVYGGWPKASRLNMVVDEQWARIHAERGQPVPPPDPLLPLSTPSDPEARLAAGAESFKEVNCLPFAPDRDNPFHGAGILNFVFGEMWLRPGLGMRERRLITVACVAFQDAPYPIVSHVYAALKSRDLSFAEMDEITVHFAAYYGWPKAAHLSQVVADQRRRVSEEWTAEGCALP; this is encoded by the coding sequence ATGAGCGCAACCGACACGGCCCGGCTCGAACGGACGCGGCAGGCCTTCGCCGACGTCATGACATTCGCACCGCCCGAACCGGGCACCCCGGCGGCATGGCACATGCTGGAGTTCGTCTTCGGTGACGTGTGGCAGCGGCCCGGATTGAGCAGGCGGGACCGCCATTTCGTGACGCTGCCGTGCGTCGCCTCCGCCGACGCCGAGGGCCCGCTGCGCGACCACGTCTACGCGGCTCTCAACAGCGGTGACTTGACGATCACTGAAATGCGGGAATCCGTATTGCATTTCGCGGTCTACGGTGGGTGGCCGAAGGCCTCGCGGCTGAACATGGTGGTCGACGAACAGTGGGCCCGCATCCACGCCGAACGCGGGCAACCTGTGCCGCCGCCGGATCCGCTGTTGCCGTTGAGCACACCGAGTGACCCCGAGGCCCGTCTGGCCGCCGGCGCGGAGTCCTTCAAGGAGGTCAACTGCCTGCCCTTCGCGCCCGACCGGGACAATCCGTTCCACGGCGCAGGCATCCTGAACTTCGTCTTCGGGGAGATGTGGTTACGTCCGGGCCTGGGCATGCGTGAGCGACGCCTGATCACCGTGGCCTGTGTCGCGTTCCAGGACGCCCCGTACCCGATCGTCAGCCACGTCTACGCCGCGCTGAAGAGCCGCGACCTGTCGTTCGCCGAAATGGACGAGATCACAGTCCATTTCGCGGCATACTACGGATGGCCGAAGGCCGCTCATCTGAGCCAGGTGGTGGCCGATCAGCGGCGCCGGGTCTCCGAGGAGTGGACGGCCGAAGGCTGCGCCCTGCCCTAG
- a CDS encoding phosphotransferase family protein has product MSFSAAVLTAEDVADRLTGWLRLQITDADDVRIEGLDRVASRGSAEMMVLTVVTSRGGHDSCRDVVVRMGPQAPDNPGRLFTLLRALESTPVRAPKALWWDRAGDVLGLPFLVMERVDATVCDSGALAGESDEIVARMCRSVAEQLAAIHAVDLDATGLRALDDGATHLVRELDHWAEQMTRVECGPLPALERLLAALWDSMPAGCPAATLVHGDARPGNFAFVDGVVGAVFSWELATVGDPLTDIGWLELAWRQRGGIADHPGALSVDELIAHYEAVSGRASQNRPWYRAFNAYKMAVICLMGVVPAGTGVLSSDGVSALTAIGLADLGVVERP; this is encoded by the coding sequence ATGTCTTTCTCGGCTGCGGTGCTGACCGCAGAAGACGTCGCAGATCGGCTGACCGGATGGCTGCGCCTCCAGATCACCGACGCCGACGACGTGCGCATCGAAGGTCTGGACAGGGTGGCATCCCGAGGTTCCGCCGAGATGATGGTGCTGACCGTGGTGACCTCGCGCGGCGGCCACGACAGCTGCCGCGACGTGGTGGTCCGGATGGGCCCGCAGGCACCGGACAACCCGGGCAGGCTGTTCACGCTCCTGCGGGCGCTGGAGTCGACCCCGGTGCGGGCGCCGAAGGCGCTGTGGTGGGACCGGGCCGGCGACGTGCTGGGCCTGCCGTTCCTGGTGATGGAGCGCGTCGACGCAACGGTGTGCGACTCCGGCGCCCTCGCAGGGGAATCCGACGAGATCGTCGCGCGGATGTGCAGAAGCGTGGCCGAACAGCTCGCCGCGATCCATGCGGTGGATCTCGACGCCACCGGGTTGCGGGCGCTCGACGACGGCGCCACCCACCTGGTCAGGGAACTCGATCACTGGGCGGAGCAGATGACCCGCGTCGAGTGTGGGCCGCTGCCCGCGTTGGAGCGTCTGCTGGCGGCTCTGTGGGACAGCATGCCCGCAGGGTGCCCGGCTGCGACCCTGGTGCACGGCGACGCCCGGCCGGGCAACTTCGCCTTCGTCGATGGTGTCGTCGGCGCGGTGTTCTCCTGGGAGCTGGCCACCGTCGGCGACCCGTTGACCGACATCGGCTGGCTGGAGTTGGCGTGGAGGCAGCGGGGCGGGATCGCCGATCATCCGGGTGCGCTGTCGGTCGACGAGCTGATCGCACACTATGAAGCGGTCAGCGGTCGCGCATCGCAGAACCGGCCCTGGTATCGGGCCTTCAATGCCTACAAGATGGCGGTGATCTGCCTGATGGGCGTGGTGCCGGCCGGCACGGGTGTGCTGTCTTCCGACGGTGTCTCGGCGCTGACGGCGATCGGCCTGGCCGACCTGGGCGTCGTCGAGCGCCCCTAG
- a CDS encoding TetR/AcrR family transcriptional regulator → MPTSRAGRNWGDDRALLNDEEARDRLLDAAERCVIARGDTQIRMAEVADSAKVVRSTVYRYYPNRDDLLLGLILRRVDRACARWVAELRKPQHAASSIRDLVLLPVAAVDSGDPLNLALYAGESAGLATVLEAGSQSITDVVAARFGPLFTSWKDDGQVYADLDLRETVQWMSATSSFLLTASWRHRPLAAKRRFVDRYVIRALVR, encoded by the coding sequence ATGCCGACTTCCCGGGCGGGCCGGAACTGGGGTGACGACCGCGCGCTGCTCAACGACGAGGAGGCCCGCGACCGGCTGCTGGATGCCGCCGAGCGGTGTGTGATCGCCCGTGGTGACACCCAGATCCGGATGGCCGAGGTCGCCGACTCGGCGAAGGTGGTGCGCTCGACGGTCTACCGCTACTACCCGAACCGCGACGACCTGCTGCTCGGGCTCATCCTGCGGCGCGTCGACAGGGCGTGCGCGCGGTGGGTCGCGGAGTTGCGGAAGCCGCAGCACGCGGCGTCGAGCATCCGTGATCTGGTCCTGCTGCCGGTGGCAGCGGTGGACAGCGGGGATCCGCTCAACCTCGCCCTCTACGCCGGCGAGAGCGCTGGCCTGGCAACAGTTCTCGAAGCGGGGTCGCAGTCGATCACCGATGTGGTGGCCGCACGGTTCGGACCGCTGTTCACGTCGTGGAAGGACGACGGGCAGGTGTATGCGGATCTCGATCTGCGCGAGACGGTGCAGTGGATGTCCGCGACATCGTCGTTCCTGCTCACGGCGAGTTGGCGGCATCGACCCCTTGCGGCGAAACGACGCTTCGTCGATCGGTATGTCATCCGGGCGCTGGTGCGCTGA
- a CDS encoding LysR family transcriptional regulator — translation METRRLELLLALSRLGSMRAVADMHDLTTSTVSQQIAALSRDTGAKLIEPEGRRVRLTPAGRRLADHAVTILAAVDSARLDLDPEAEPAGTVRVGGFATGIRVSLLPAVADLAAHHPEVRVVISEYEPLEVFALLTADDLDLALTYDFNLAPASPGPDLDAVPLWSTGWGLAVPSGTLADTPLAAFAESTWIVNSRNTGDETAVRTLASLAGFTPSIAHQIDSLDLVEDLVVAGFGVGLLPLDRPTSPGVTVLELQNPALTLTAYAVTRRGRAEWSPLRAVLDLMRPPSGELSRPLWPRPEAGP, via the coding sequence ATGGAGACACGTCGTCTGGAACTGCTGCTGGCGCTGTCGCGTCTGGGCTCGATGCGTGCCGTGGCAGACATGCACGATCTGACCACCTCGACGGTGTCCCAGCAGATCGCCGCGTTGTCCCGCGACACCGGGGCCAAGCTGATCGAACCCGAGGGCCGCCGCGTGCGGCTGACCCCCGCGGGCAGGCGGCTGGCCGATCACGCGGTGACGATCCTGGCCGCGGTCGACAGCGCCCGTCTGGATCTCGACCCCGAAGCCGAACCCGCGGGCACCGTCCGGGTCGGCGGCTTCGCCACCGGCATCCGGGTGTCGCTGCTGCCGGCCGTCGCCGACCTCGCCGCGCACCACCCCGAGGTCCGGGTGGTCATCAGCGAGTACGAACCACTGGAGGTGTTCGCCCTGCTCACCGCCGACGATCTCGACCTCGCGCTGACCTACGACTTCAACCTGGCCCCGGCGTCCCCGGGCCCCGACCTGGACGCCGTGCCGCTGTGGTCGACGGGCTGGGGCCTCGCGGTGCCGTCCGGGACGCTGGCCGACACCCCCTTGGCGGCGTTCGCCGAATCCACCTGGATCGTGAACTCACGCAACACCGGCGACGAGACCGCGGTGCGCACGCTCGCGTCGCTGGCCGGCTTCACCCCGTCGATCGCCCATCAGATCGACAGCCTCGACCTCGTCGAGGACCTCGTGGTCGCGGGCTTCGGGGTGGGACTGTTGCCGTTGGACCGACCGACCAGTCCCGGGGTCACCGTGCTCGAGCTCCAGAATCCGGCCCTGACGCTGACGGCGTACGCGGTGACCCGCCGCGGTCGCGCGGAGTGGTCGCCGCTGCGGGCCGTCCTGGACCTGATGCGCCCGCCGTCCGGGGAGTTGTCGCGGCCGCTCTGGCCTCGGCCCGAGGCCGGTCCCTAG
- a CDS encoding DoxX family protein has translation MLIRRVARPMLSAVFISRGVEALRSPKPATDATRQTLEGLSKLPDPVGTNVPANAETVAKVTAAVQIGGGLLLATGKLPRVASAALALSVVPSSLGGHAFWNEDDPQRKADERRAFITDVSLIGGLIIAAVDTEGKPSLGWRGRRAAHKVSEAVASALPAGAAAGSSLTDSAFAEKVGHGLHVGAERGREFAHVARERGGELAEVARERGGEWAEVARDRAPELAEAARERAAELAEIARERGGEWADVARDRAPELADVARDRAAELAEIARERAELARERATVLADAAGTEVKKKKHRLR, from the coding sequence ATGTTGATCCGACGTGTTGCGCGCCCGATGCTGTCTGCAGTGTTCATCTCGCGTGGGGTCGAGGCGCTGAGAAGCCCGAAACCCGCCACCGACGCCACCCGCCAGACACTCGAGGGGCTGAGCAAGCTGCCCGATCCGGTCGGCACCAATGTGCCCGCCAACGCCGAGACCGTCGCAAAGGTCACCGCCGCCGTTCAGATCGGCGGCGGGCTGCTGCTGGCGACCGGCAAGCTCCCCCGCGTGGCCTCGGCCGCGCTCGCGTTGAGCGTGGTGCCGAGTTCACTTGGCGGACATGCCTTCTGGAACGAGGACGACCCGCAGCGCAAGGCCGATGAACGGCGCGCCTTCATCACCGACGTCAGCCTGATCGGCGGTCTGATCATCGCCGCCGTGGACACCGAGGGCAAACCCTCCCTCGGCTGGCGTGGCCGCCGCGCGGCGCACAAGGTCTCAGAGGCCGTCGCGTCCGCCCTTCCCGCAGGCGCTGCGGCCGGCAGCTCGCTGACCGACAGTGCGTTCGCCGAAAAGGTGGGTCACGGCCTGCACGTCGGCGCCGAGCGTGGCCGCGAGTTTGCGCATGTGGCCCGGGAACGCGGCGGTGAACTCGCCGAGGTTGCCCGCGAACGCGGCGGTGAATGGGCCGAGGTGGCTCGCGACCGCGCCCCGGAACTGGCCGAGGCCGCCCGCGAGCGTGCCGCCGAACTCGCCGAGATCGCGCGGGAACGTGGCGGCGAGTGGGCCGACGTCGCCCGCGACCGCGCCCCGGAACTGGCCGACGTCGCCCGCGACCGTGCCGCCGAACTCGCCGAGATCGCCCGCGAACGGGCCGAGCTGGCCCGCGAGCGCGCGACCGTCCTGGCCGACGCCGCAGGCACCGAGGTCAAGAAGAAGAAGCACCGGCTGCGCTGA
- a CDS encoding DUF4333 domain-containing protein yields MGTDAGLLAATAAAAAVLVGCNVNTAAGVPAVAAEALQSDIASRFADAGQHAQAVTCKDPLVGEVGQTARCEVILSETNSFEPIVTVVAVNGSAIDYELVPALSTEQLERAVARLSVESGGPPVDGVDCETGLVGQIGEVTRCAVTTAGTTLRRTAEVTGVDGLTMNFDLVPMLTKVEVENSLLDELARHLNRRPETALCTGDLEGRPGNTVDCAVTDGPERAAFILTVTAVDGDHIDYSYAPRG; encoded by the coding sequence ATGGGCACAGACGCCGGTCTACTCGCCGCGACGGCGGCCGCTGCCGCGGTCCTGGTCGGCTGCAACGTAAACACCGCCGCAGGGGTCCCCGCAGTGGCCGCCGAGGCCCTGCAGTCCGACATCGCGTCGAGGTTCGCCGACGCGGGGCAGCATGCGCAGGCGGTGACCTGCAAGGATCCGCTGGTCGGCGAGGTCGGGCAGACCGCGCGCTGCGAGGTGATCCTCAGCGAGACCAACAGCTTCGAGCCGATCGTCACCGTGGTCGCGGTGAACGGCTCGGCCATCGACTACGAGTTGGTCCCGGCGCTGTCCACTGAGCAGCTCGAGCGTGCGGTGGCCCGGTTGTCTGTCGAGAGCGGGGGACCGCCGGTCGACGGAGTGGACTGCGAGACGGGCCTGGTCGGACAGATCGGGGAGGTGACGCGGTGTGCGGTCACCACCGCGGGCACCACGCTGCGCAGGACCGCCGAGGTGACCGGTGTCGACGGCCTGACGATGAACTTCGACCTGGTGCCGATGCTGACCAAGGTGGAGGTGGAGAACTCGCTTCTCGACGAACTCGCGCGGCACCTGAACAGGCGGCCGGAGACGGCGCTGTGCACCGGTGACCTGGAGGGTAGGCCAGGCAACACGGTGGACTGCGCCGTCACCGACGGCCCCGAGCGGGCGGCGTTCATCCTCACCGTCACCGCCGTCGACGGCGATCACATCGATTACAGCTACGCACCCCGCGGCTGA
- a CDS encoding SCO6745 family protein produces the protein MPRNHLLARRLHDRTEPVHAVTYFAPEARAALDGLGYRGFWMGYFAARSAPLGPAPAAVVAAAFYNFSPEQVARALPAAWQIAAPEAALTARQESAVAALRRCGVTEEEAGRVSDLAAKALRGAEIRGRTLFAANSALDWPDEPVARLWHATTLLREHRGDGHVALLTAEGISGRESNVLHAAAGGVPEEMIKRARHYDEEQWAHHRSALQQRGLLDDAGLLTRAGRELKQQLEDRTDALALAVLDPLDDAEVESMFRALTSIARKVVDAGDIPDQTPMGLGRTDLDDGDAHLR, from the coding sequence GTGCCCCGCAACCACCTCCTTGCCCGCCGCCTGCACGACCGCACCGAACCGGTGCACGCCGTCACCTATTTCGCGCCCGAGGCCAGGGCAGCGCTCGACGGCCTCGGCTACCGGGGCTTCTGGATGGGGTACTTCGCGGCCCGCTCGGCCCCGCTGGGCCCGGCGCCCGCGGCGGTCGTCGCTGCGGCGTTCTACAACTTCTCGCCGGAGCAGGTGGCCAGAGCCCTGCCCGCCGCGTGGCAGATCGCCGCGCCGGAGGCCGCGCTGACCGCCCGGCAGGAGTCGGCGGTGGCCGCGCTGCGGCGGTGCGGGGTGACCGAGGAGGAGGCAGGCCGGGTGTCCGACCTGGCCGCGAAGGCTCTGCGCGGCGCCGAGATCCGCGGCCGCACCCTGTTCGCCGCGAACAGCGCGCTGGACTGGCCGGACGAGCCGGTGGCGCGGCTCTGGCACGCCACCACGCTGTTGCGCGAACACCGCGGCGACGGTCACGTCGCCCTGCTGACGGCCGAGGGCATTTCCGGGCGCGAGTCCAACGTCCTGCATGCCGCAGCCGGTGGGGTGCCCGAGGAGATGATCAAGCGGGCCCGGCACTACGACGAGGAACAGTGGGCCCATCACCGGAGCGCCCTGCAGCAGCGGGGGCTTCTCGACGACGCGGGCCTGCTGACCCGGGCTGGGCGAGAGCTCAAGCAGCAGCTCGAAGACCGCACGGACGCGCTCGCGCTGGCCGTGCTCGACCCCCTCGACGACGCCGAGGTCGAGTCGATGTTCCGGGCGCTGACGTCGATCGCCCGCAAGGTGGTCGACGCCGGCGACATCCCCGACCAGACGCCGATGGGGCTGGGCCGTACCGATCTCGACGACGGCGACGCGCACCTGCGGTGA
- a CDS encoding YnfA family protein — MVVKSMLLFVLAAILEIGGAWLVWQGIREHRGLLWAGAGVIALGAYGFVAAFQPDANFGRVLAAYGGVFVAGSLIWGMVADGFRPDRWDLTGAAVCLAGVGLIMYAPR; from the coding sequence GTGGTCGTCAAGTCGATGCTGCTGTTCGTCCTCGCCGCGATCCTGGAGATCGGCGGCGCCTGGTTGGTCTGGCAGGGCATCCGCGAGCACCGCGGGCTGCTCTGGGCCGGGGCGGGCGTGATCGCGCTCGGGGCCTACGGATTCGTCGCGGCGTTCCAGCCCGACGCGAACTTCGGCCGGGTGCTGGCCGCCTACGGCGGGGTGTTCGTGGCCGGATCCCTGATCTGGGGCATGGTCGCCGACGGCTTCCGGCCCGACCGGTGGGATCTGACGGGTGCGGCGGTGTGCCTGGCCGGCGTCGGCCTGATCATGTACGCGCCGCGCTGA